The following is a genomic window from Deinococcus fonticola.
CAGCACGTACAGCCTGACCGGGCCGGACGCCCTGCAAACGGTGGCCCGGTACAACTACGACCTCTTTTTCGTGGGGTGTACCAGCATCGATCCGGCCGGCGGCGTCACCAACAGCAACGGGGTGGAGGCGCAGCAGAAGGCGGCCATCATGCGGCGGGCCCGCCAGAGCGTGCTCATCGCCGACGCCAGCAAGTGGGGCCACGCCGGGTTCGCCACCTTCGCGCCGTTGAATGAGCTGCACGCCTGGGTGACCGATGAAGCGCCCGACGCGGCCCGCACAGCCTTCGAAGCGCAGGGAGTCACGGTGATCGAGTCTGCGGGACAGAAATTGCGTACTCCTGACACTAAAAGGGTAAGGTAAATGGACGAAGCAGGGTCAACCTTCACTGCTTAGAGCATTCGACAAAAGAACGGAGTGCTTTTTGTTCGAGCGGTGCGAGTGAATTTAGATGAGCAGGATAGAGAATGGAGTTATGCGGAGTGATGTTCTACGCAGAACGGAATTCGGAGAACTGCTTAACGCTTAAAGAGGCCATATGCTGAATATTCTTGTCGAGAACCCTACCCTGACGGTCTTCGTGGTTCTGCTGCTCGGATTCCTGATTGGCAGCGTCCGCATTTTCGGGTTCAGTCTGGGGGCCGCCGGCGTGCTGTTTGCCGGCCTGCTTATCAGCGCCCTGAACGCGGACATCAAACTCGACCCCATCGTGTACGAACTGTGGCTTGCCCTGTTCGTGTACACCATTGCTCTGGCCAGCGGCCACCACTTCGTGCAGTCCCTGAACCGCGAGGGTCTGCGCCGCAACGCCCTGGTGCTCGGCATGCTGGTGGCTGCCGCCGTATTGACGCTGGGAATGGGCCGCCTGCTGGGCCTCGCGCCGGGTCAGACGGCCGGGCTGTACGCCGGTTCCCTCACGAACACGCCCGCCCTGGCCGGGGTCATCCAGGCCATCGGCTCCCGCGAGGGGGTCGGCGATCCGGTCGTCACCTACTCCATCGCCTACCCCATGGGCGTCATCGGCGTGATGCTCGCCATTTTCTTCCTGGAGAAAGCCTTCAGGGTGAATTACGGCCAGGAAGCCCGCGACCTGCACCTGGCTAGCGAAGAACTGGTCAGCCAGTCCATCCTGGTTCGCGAAAACCAGTCCGGCAGCCTGCTCGACCTGGTGAAGAAAAACCGCTGGCCCATCCTGTTCGGCCGCATCTCGCACGAGGGGAAAATGGAACTCGCGGAACCAGGCGACGTGCTCCAGGCCGGTGACATCATCTCCGTGATCGGCACACCCGCCGACGTGAGGCAGGTCACTGCGGCACTCGGTACGCCGCACGCCGAATCCCTGGCCGCTGACCGCAGCCAACTGGATTTCCGGCGCATCTTCGTGTCGAACCCACAGGTGGCAGGCCGGAGCCTAAAGGAACTGCACTTCCACAACCGTTTCGGCGCCACCCTCACGCGCGTGCGGCGCGGTGACCGGGACATCGTGCCGAACGGCGACACCATTCTGGAACTGGGTGACCGCGTGCGCGTCGTCACGCCCGTCGAGCGCGTTCAGGAGGTCACCCGCTTCTTCGGAGACTCCTACAAACACCTCTCGGAGATCAACCTGCTGACCTTCAGCCTGGGCCTCACGGTGGGGCTGCTGCTGGGGGCCTTCCCCATTCCGCTGCCGGGCGGCACCACTTTCCAGCTGGGCGTGGCCGGAGGTTCGCTGCTGGTCGGGCTGCTGCTGGGCGCCCTGGGCCGCACCGGACGGTTACTGTGGACCATTCCCTACAGCGCCAACCTGACCCTGCGGCAATTTGGCCTGGCCCTGTTCCTGGCGGGCGTGGGCCTGCGCAGCGGCAGCAAGTTCGCCGCGCAGATCGGCAGCCTCCAGGGCCTGCTGATGTTCCTGGGCGGCGTGATCCTCACCGGCCTGACCGCTGCCCTGACCCTGTGGATCGGGCACCGGCTGCTGAAAATCCCCTTCAGCATCGCCACGGGCGTCCTGTCCGGCCTGCAAACCCACCCCGCCGTCCTCGGGTACGCTGGCGAACGCACGGGCAACGAAGCGCCCGAAATAGGCTATGCCAGCGTGTACCCCGTCGCCATGATCGCCAAGATCATCCTCGCGCAGGTCATCCTGACCCTCGCCAGCCGGGGCATGTAGGCGGGTCGCAGTAAAAGCGGGAAGACATTGGGGCGGAGGACAGGACGGTTCTCTGCCCCGCTTTTTCCACGGTTCCCGTTTTATGTTCGCTGGCCCGCCGACCGCGTACTATCTGTGAATGACGTTTCCCACCGCCGACGAACGCATTCCCGTCCTGGTCATCGGGGGGTTCCTGGGGGCCGGGAAAACGACGCTGGTAAACCACCTGATTCGCAGCCTGCCGCATCGGCTGGGCATCATCGTGAACGAGTTCGGGCAGACGGGCGTGGACGGCACCCTGATCGAGCGCCTGACTGATTCTGATGGGTATGGGGATATTCAGGAACTCACGGCGGGGTGCCTGTGCTGCTCGGGCCGGGACGACCTGATTCGGGCCCTGGTCAGTATCGCCATGCGTGAGCAGAAACCCGACGCGGTGATCGTGGAACTCAGCGGCCTGGCCGACCCGACCCCGGTACTCACCACACTGTTAGACCGTTCTGTGCGGGCGGCCTTCAAGGTCACGTCGCTGGTGGCGGTGGTGGACGCCCGTCACATCCTGCAAACCCTGCGCGAACACCCCGAAGCGGCACGGCA
Proteins encoded in this region:
- a CDS encoding aspartate:alanine exchanger family transporter, whose protein sequence is MLNILVENPTLTVFVVLLLGFLIGSVRIFGFSLGAAGVLFAGLLISALNADIKLDPIVYELWLALFVYTIALASGHHFVQSLNREGLRRNALVLGMLVAAAVLTLGMGRLLGLAPGQTAGLYAGSLTNTPALAGVIQAIGSREGVGDPVVTYSIAYPMGVIGVMLAIFFLEKAFRVNYGQEARDLHLASEELVSQSILVRENQSGSLLDLVKKNRWPILFGRISHEGKMELAEPGDVLQAGDIISVIGTPADVRQVTAALGTPHAESLAADRSQLDFRRIFVSNPQVAGRSLKELHFHNRFGATLTRVRRGDRDIVPNGDTILELGDRVRVVTPVERVQEVTRFFGDSYKHLSEINLLTFSLGLTVGLLLGAFPIPLPGGTTFQLGVAGGSLLVGLLLGALGRTGRLLWTIPYSANLTLRQFGLALFLAGVGLRSGSKFAAQIGSLQGLLMFLGGVILTGLTAALTLWIGHRLLKIPFSIATGVLSGLQTHPAVLGYAGERTGNEAPEIGYASVYPVAMIAKIILAQVILTLASRGM